From a region of the Methanofastidiosum sp. genome:
- a CDS encoding type II toxin-antitoxin system HicB family antitoxin, with protein MGKTYDVVIEIDEDGYYVGSVPLLPGCHTQAKSIDELLIRIKEAIELYLEVKEEQKEATKFLGIQRVEVNV; from the coding sequence ATGGGAAAAACTTATGATGTAGTAATTGAAATAGACGAAGATGGTTATTACGTTGGAAGTGTACCACTACTTCCTGGATGTCATACTCAAGCTAAATCTATTGACGAGCTTTTGATTAGAATTAAAGAAGCTATAGAACTTTACCTAGAAGTTAAGGAAGAGCAAAAAGAGGCTACTAAATTCTTGGGCATTCAGAGAGTCGAAGTAAATGTCTAA
- a CDS encoding type II toxin-antitoxin system HicA family toxin: protein MSKKLVPLAPEKIIKILEKFGFKQLRQKGSHLILENTKGKIVIVPIHDKEIGKGLLRRILKEAEIEKEEFLDFL from the coding sequence ATGTCTAAAAAGTTAGTTCCTTTAGCACCTGAAAAGATTATTAAGATTCTTGAGAAGTTTGGATTTAAACAATTAAGACAAAAAGGTAGTCATTTAATATTAGAGAATACAAAAGGAAAAATTGTAATCGTTCCTATACATGATAAAGAGATAGGAAAAGGTCTTCTAAGAAGAATTTTAAAAGAAGCAGAAATAGAGAAAGAAGAATTTTTAGATTTTTTATAG
- a CDS encoding helix-turn-helix transcriptional regulator, with the protein METRIREYRKEQKITQEELAAIVEVTRQTINSLEQGRYNPSLELAYKITKALGKDKIEDVFIME; encoded by the coding sequence ATGGAAACAAGAATAAGGGAGTACAGGAAGGAGCAGAAGATCACCCAAGAAGAGCTTGCAGCAATAGTAGAGGTCACAAGGCAGACTATTAACTCCTTGGAGCAGGGGAGGTACAACCCTTCCCTGGAACTTGCCTATAAAATCACAAAAGCGCTTGGTAAGGATAAGATAGAGGATGTTTTCATAATGGAGTGA